Proteins from a single region of Papaver somniferum cultivar HN1 unplaced genomic scaffold, ASM357369v1 unplaced-scaffold_70, whole genome shotgun sequence:
- the LOC113343980 gene encoding eukaryotic translation initiation factor 5B-like has protein sequence MDETPTKTRLQKSKEKKSVTADDSLILTSILPDDVEDEKGESDSDQPLKEMKMKAMKDTLKRKEVSEDGKGESDGDQQQKETRTSVKHDTVKKKKKVSDPEATTPSRKSQRLKDQVSPSSPKPEAEKKTKEKTNKKVVSDRQAEEQLIANISASKATKRKKKAEKDAPKEVLDDDTENEDDTDDFEKAAAKEAVKQVVDKQKKKKKLWLAEHSNISELASDIKVSDIATTPRAGSCECTSYALCKMISYECGVFDENFRDAYSPMELELCEPREPRNRKTIYELIAMDLEENKDKYENAFQDALQIIEEDKFPDSPGARLKNVKEMLKDIKQTQEKYRQTEGDINSQLYDKVKELIVASDGAGGQQQNVAEIAEGPTFNLHISQGEDGAGGQQQQAVEMPEEPVAEKPQQPAVDTAVAENKEEDSNASAQNPSTPATQEAQNKEDSNEAAEKELNTQALEEEVEEEFVPRIEFAKKQPVKKYATKEKERQKRMGTNQKARNSAWSIRKGEDPYLWDIRIHGDVIRHLMNNKYLEEQVLRYYSYRLFRKQKYEQEADSIDKSWAIDANEDIWDDAARQCDEAARQCDANIKVEM, from the exons atggatgaaacaccaaCAAAAACTCGTCTTCAGAAGTCGAAAGAGAAGAAatcag TAACTGCCGATGAT TCTTTGATTTTAACATCAATTTTACCtgatgatgttgaagatgaaaaaggagaaagtgATAGTGACCAACCACTGAAGGAGATGAAAATGAAAGCAATGAAAGATACTCTGAAGAGAAAAGAAGTCTCTG AAGATGGAAAAGGGGAATCTGATGGTGACCAGCAACAAAAGGAGACTAGAACCAGCGTAAAGCACGACActgtcaagaagaaaaagaaagtctctg ATCCTGAAGCAACCACCCCATCAAGGAAGTCGCAGAGATTGAAAGATCAGGTATCACCTAGTTCACCGAAGCCTGAAgcagaaaagaaaacaaaggaGAAGACTAATAAGAAAGTTG TTTCTGATCGGCAAGCTGAGGAGCAATTAATTGCGAACATTAGTGCATCTAAAGCTACtaagagaaaaaagaaagcagAGAAAGATGCACCAAAGGAAGTTTTGGATGATGATACAGAGAATGAGGATGATACAGATGATTTTGAGAAAGCTGCAGCAAAGGAAGCTG tcaagcaagttgttgataagcaaaagaaaaagaaaaag ctttggttggctgagcacTCTAACATATCTGAGTTGGCATCCGACATCAAGGTCAGTGACATTGCTACTACACCAAGAGCTGGGAG TTGTGAATGCACCAGTTATGCATTATGTAAAATGATATCTTATGAGTGCGGGGTT tttGATGAGAACTTTAGAGATGCGTACAGTccaatggagttggaactctgtgaaccaagagaaccaagaaacaggaAAACTATATATGAACTCATCGCAATGGATCTGGAAGAGAATAAGGATAAGTATGAAAATGCATTTCAGGATGCGTTACAGATTATTGAAGAAGATAAGTTTCCCGATAGTCCTGGAGCAAGGTTGAAGAATGTTAAAGAAATGCTAAAAGACATCAAACAGACTCAGGAGAAATATAGACAGACTGAAGGAGACATCAATTCTCAGTTGTATGATAAAGTGAAGGAGTTGATCGTTGCTTCAG ATGGTGCTGGAGGACAACAACAGAATGTAGCAGAAATAGCTGAAGGGCCCACATTTAATCTCCATATTTCACAAGGAGAAGATGGTGCTGGAGGACAACAACAACAAGCTGTTGAGATGCCAGAAGAGCCAGTCGCAGAAAAGCCGCAACAACCAGCTGTTGACACGGCCGTtgctgaaaacaaagaagaagactcAAATGCATCCGCACAGAATCCCTCAACTCCAGCCACACAGGAAGCTCAAAACAAAGAAGACTCAAACGAAGCTGCGGAAAAGGAGCTAAATACACAGGCATTG gaagaagaagtagaagaggaaTTTGTTCCAAGAATAGAATTTGCAAAGAAGCAACCTGTGAAGAAATACGCCACTAAAGAAAAAGAACGGCAGAAGAGGATGGGAACCAACCAGAAagcaag AAATTCGGCTTGGAGTATCAGAAAAGGAGAAGACCCGTACTTgtgggatattcggattcacggAGATGTAATAAGGCATCTAATGAACAATAAATATCTAGAAGAACAAGTACTACGCTACTACAGTTATAGGTTGTTCAGGAAGCAGAAATATGAACAGGAGGCTGATAGTATTGACAAGAG TTGGGCGATAGATGCCAATGAAGACATCTGGGATGATGCTGCGCGTCAATGTGATGAAGCTGCGCGTCAATGTGATGCCAATATAAAGGTTGAAATGTAA